The sequence CTGATGAAAACTATAGGATGTCCTTCCTGCATAAGAACAGCTCCTATTCCATATCCACTAGAATCTGTCTCCACCACAAAAGTCTTGGTGACATCAGGTAATGCTAATATAGGGGCCTGTGTTAATGCAGTCTTAAGTATGTTAAATGCTATCTGCGCTGTATTTGACCATCTAAAATTATTCTTCTTAGTTAAGTcagtcaatggtttgcttatcATGCGAAAACCCTAGATAAATCTTCGCTAATACCCAGCCAACCTAAAGAAACCCCTTAGTTGTTTAAGAGTGTTTGGTATAGGCCAATTCATACGGCTTCAACTTTTTGTGGATCTGTAGACACTCCTTCAGATGTAATAAAATGGCCAAGGTATTCAATTCGTTGCACCCCAAAGAAACACTTGCTTTCCTTAGCTATAAGTTGATACTTCACCATCTCTACAAAAACAGATCTCAAGTGTCTAACATGATCTTCCATACTTCTACTGTAAATCAGGATATCATCAAAGAAAACAAGCACATGTTTCCTGAGATATTTCTGAAAGACAAAATTCATTAGACCTTGAAAAGTAGCTGGTGCATTTGAGAGGACAAAAGGCATCACTAAGTATTCATAGTGTCCTGAATGAGTTCTGAAAGCAGTCTTAGGTACATCGTTTGATGCCATTCTCAATTGGTGATATCCAGACCTCAGGTCTATTTTCGAAAATATCTTTGATCCTCCCAACTCATCTAAGAGATCCTCAACAATAGGTATGGGAAACTTGTTTTTTACAGTGAATTTATTCAAATCCTTGTAGTCAACACAAAGTCTCCATGACCCATCTTTTTTTCCAACCAATACAACAGGAGATGTAAATGGACTACAACTAGGCTGAATAATCCCCTGATCTAACATCTGTTGAACTAACCCCTGAATAACATCCTTTTTAACTGAAGGATATCTATAAGGCCTCTTGTTCATAGGTTCTGTCCCAGCTTTCAACAGAATTCTATGATAAAAAACACCTCTTGAAGGTGGTAAACAATTAGGTTcttcaaacaattttttaaattcagATAATAAGGCTAAAAGACTAGGATCACCTTTCATGTCCTGCACATTGTCTGTCTCATGAGCTTTCACTTTTTCACTTCCCATTGGCATTACATGAATCATACAAAGTTGAGATTGATTACCTGACTGTTTTGCTAACTTCCCAGCACCAACAGTTAACATCTGGTTGCCAGCTCCCCCAAGTAAATGCTTCCTTCCTTTGTACCAAAACTCCATGGTCAGATTCCTGAAGTTCATCTTTATATCTCCTAAAGTGAGCAACCACTGGACCCCCAAAACTACTCCACAACATCCAAGTGGCAACAGTAGGAAATCAGCTGTACATTCAGCTCCTTGGAGTAGCCAAGTAATAGTGGTCATCTTGTCCACCCTCATGTTGCCATTTGCTGCAGCAACCAACTGAGGTGAAGTAGACCTGATCTCACAACCTTGTTGACCAACCAACTCAGGTTCAATAAAATTGTGAGAACTGCCAGTATCTATCAAAATGTTTAATCTCTTCTTTTGAATGATAACCGGTCACTTTCAAAGTTCTATATCCTAATGATCCATTTAGCGCATGCATAGATATCTCCATATGTTCTGCAGGTTGGACCATTTCCCTTGTATTAAATCCCTTCTCATGTATTTGCCTTTCCTGTTCCCCCATCAGACATTCACTTTCTCGGAATTCCTCTGTTTCATCTATTTCTAACAGATACAATTGTTTGGAAATCTTACACTTGTGTCCAGGAATGTACTTCTCATTGCAGAAATAGCATAATCCTTTTGATCGTTTCTCATTCATCTCCTCTGCGCTTAGTGTTCTCCTGTTCATTCCTCTAGGCCCGTTAGAACCCCCAAATCCAGGTGTAGGAAGAATAGGTTTGCTGTTGTAATTTCTTTGTTCTGtgaattttcttgaatttactTGAGAATTTACTTGTGCGGGTTGTCTAACTGCTGCTATATAAGCCTCTTGTAGCCTTGAACTTCTGTAAACTTGAGCCAATGTAGAGAGGTTAGTCACTTTCACAGCAAGATTCAGTTCATGCTTCAGTCCTCCAATGAAACAACTAATAGCATTTTCCTGTGATAAATTCACCCTTGTCAAATTCATTTCAAATACAGCTTGGTATTCCTTCACACAACCGATCTGTTTAACCTTCTTGATCTCGTCCATGGGATCATCAAAATCAGTCCCAAACCGTTCAACCATAGCCATCACATATTCATTCCAAGTAGCAGGTTGTAAGTACTGTCTGTATCTCATGAAAGAAAGATGCCATTGGATGGCTTCTCCTTCCAGTTGCATTGCAGCCACTGTTACATTTTCCTCTGCAGctacattttccatggaaaaaaATTGCTCAATCTTGAACAACCACGATCTCAGATCTTCCCCTGCAAACCTAAGGAATTCCATTCGGGACCATCTTGAGAAGTTTGAATGATGGGTGTTGTAACTGGTAGGACTCCTGGGTCTGTGACTTCTCTCCTCAGAATGATGAATTCTTTCATCAAGATGTCTTGCAGTTGAAGGACCACCTTCTACAGGAGTTCTCTCCCTCCCAGACTCTCGATTAGTGATCAATTTGTTCCTTCAATTCCATGACCACTTGATCCAACCTCTTCAGGTTTGTAACTTCCCCTGCCAACGTTCCCATTTTTTCTGCCATATTCTGCATCATTTCCTTCAATTCCCCCATTTCTGTTGGAGAATTATCAGAAGATCTTGTTCCTTTCGCCATTAAAAATCCAAGGATAGAAGGCTATGATACCAATGTTACTCGATTGCAGGAATTCGCAATGAATTCGAGGATCGAAAAACTGTTTCAGGATATCTCGAGAAAACAACTAATAGTGAAAGAAGACgaagaagaggaagagagaTTAGAAAGAGAAAGAATATTCAGTGTATTTTTATATCATGTATAGAATTGTATTACACTTTATATAGAATTGAAATTACAACTGAAATGGATTCAATTCATTCTAACTGATTCAGTTATTTTGATTTCATGTGCCCAACTAACTAACTTTAACTACTTTTAT comes from Solanum pennellii chromosome 1, SPENNV200 and encodes:
- the LOC107018569 gene encoding uncharacterized protein LOC107018569, with amino-acid sequence MAKGTRSSDNSPTEMGELKEMMQNMAEKMGTNKLITNRESGRERTPVEGGPSTARHLDERIHHSEERSHRPRSPTSYNTHHSNFSRWSRMEFLRFAGEDLRSWLFKIEQFFSMENVAAEENVTVAAMQLEGEAIQWHLSFMRYRQYLQPATWNEYVMAMVERFGTDFDDPMDEIKKVKQIGCVKEYQAVFEMNLTRVNLSQENAISCFIGGLKHELNLAVKVTNLSTLAQVYRSSRLQEAYIAAVRQPAQVNSQVNSRKFTEQRNYNSKPILPTPGFGGSNGPRGMNRRTLSAEEMNEKRSKGLCYFCNEKYIPGHKCKISKQLYLLEIDETEEFRESECLMGEQERQIHEKGFNTREMVQPAEHMEISMHALNGSLGYRTLKVTGCEIRSTSPQLVAAANGNMRVDKMTTITWLLQGAECTADFLLLPLGCCGVVLGVQWLLTLGDIKMNFRNLTMEFWYKGRKHLLGGAGNQMLTVGAGKLAKQSGNQSQLCMIHVMPMGSEKVKAHETDNVQDMKGDPSLLALLSEFKKLFEEPNCLPPSRGVFYHRILLKAGTEPMNKRPYRYPSVKKDVIQGLVQQMLDQGIIQPSCSPFTSPVVLVGKKDGSWRLCVDYKDLNKFTVKNKFPIPIVEDLLDELGGSKIFSKIDLRSGYHQLRMASNDVPKTAFRTHSGHYEYLVMPFVLSNAPATFQGLMNFVFQKYLRKHVLVFFDDILIYSRSMEDHVRHLRSVFVEMVKYQLIAKESKCFFGVQRIEYLGHFITSEGVSTDPQKVEAV